The proteins below come from a single Argentina anserina chromosome 1, drPotAnse1.1, whole genome shotgun sequence genomic window:
- the LOC126783861 gene encoding FRIGIDA-like protein 3: MANAEQAAAHETSQSLIDQLGMALLELHAHNHTSEDRVEWTEVEEHFHNLEMTLKKQSEELEAKEKKFEEQEAETFTLLVEREATVIAKEQDLLDRVQELKDAAVAAIAEAWDIHEAKVLELMNNGNNKDSKVSRSLGDTNSAQEDIPTRKSDNAKGMASDIKPRPELRQFCEQMDGKGLLNYIVENLKKQNVARQELTIALESASEPVQLVLDSLEGFYPLDVTNQPEGKKDPVLRGKCRSCLMLMEALTTLVAKADPGADRLLNPGIKQQAKAIANEWKPKLFSGGNDAANGLSLEAEAFLQLLATFRIASEFDDEELCKIILAAVAHRRQTPELCRTLGLTHKMPGLVESMIRIGKQIDAVHFIHAFELSESFPPVPLLKTYLKELRRNSQGDGNGDAQEDVNAKELSGLKAVVGCVQEYKLEAEYPLDPLQKRLAQLERSRADRKRNGDTGKRQQAPKKQKATGRWHGYRGGPGLAIASPSTVARLGQISYADRPVYSGLSERYGLAGPRTYDYQIPTPPAYTPQASEQRLYYYPTDDRVVPTTSYNAAPVTYGSYIGTGLQSPHQAYM; encoded by the exons ATGGCTAATGCAGAGCAAGCGGCAGCACATGAGACATCACAGTCTCTGATAGATCAGCTTGGTATGGCATTACTGGAACTACATGCTCATAATCACACCTCCGAGGACAGAGTTGAGTGGACTGAAGTTGAAGAGCACTTCCACAACCTTGAGATGACATTGAAGAAACAATCTGAAGAGCTTGAAGCCAAGGAGAAGAAATTTGAGGAGCAGGAAGCTGAAACCTTTACTTTGCTTGTGGAGAGAGAGGCTACTGTGATTGCTAAAGAGCAAGACCTGCTGGATCGGGTGCAGGAGCTAAAAGATGCAGCAGTTGCCGCTATTGCAGAGGCATGGGACATTCACGAGGCAAAAGTTTTGGAATTGATGAATAATGGGAATAACAAAGACAGCAAGGTAAGCAGGTCACTTGGTGATACAAATTCAGCACAGGAAGATATACCTACTAGAAAAAGTGATAATGCTAAGGGTATGGCTAGTGATATTAAACCACGCCCAGAACTGAGGCAATTTTGTGAGCAGATGGATGGTAAAGGGCTTCTGAATTATATTGTTGagaatttaaaaaaacaaaatgttgCTCGTCAGGAACTCACTATTGCACTAGAAAGTGCAAGTGAACCAGTGCAATTGGTGCTGGATTCACTGGAGGGGTTTTACCCTCTTGATGTAACTAACCAACCAGAGGGTAAGAAGGATCCTGTCCTTCGGGGAAAGTGTAGATCCTGTCTCATGCTTATGGAAGCCTTGACTACCTTAGTTGCAAAGGCTGATCCAGGTGCTGATCGCCTTTTGAACCCTGGGATCAAGCAGCAAGCCAAAGCAATTGCTAATGAATGGAAGCCTAAGTTGTTTAGTGGAGGTAATGATGCTGCCAATGGACTGTCATTGGAAGCAGAGGCATTTTTGCAGCTTCTTGCAACTTTTAGGATTGCTTCTGAGTTTGATGACGAAGAACTCTGCAAGATTATTCTTGCAGCAGTTGCTCACCGCAGGCAGACACCTGAGCTCTGCCGCACCCTTGGTTTAACACACAAAATGCCAG GTCTTGTTGAATCAATGATCAGAATTGGGAAACAAATTGATGCTGTGCATTTTATTCATGCCTTTGAACTGTCTGAAAGTTTCCCGCCTGTACCACTCTTGAAGACATATTTGAAAGAACTGAGGAGGAATTCACAAGGTGACGGCAATGGAGACGCACAG GAGGATGTTAATGCAAAAGAGCTTTCTGGTCTGAAGGCTGTAGTAGGGTGTGTTCAAGAGTACAAGCTTGAAGCTGAGTACCCCCTCGATCCACTGCAAAAAAGGCTTGCTCAACTAGAGAGATCCAGAGCTGACAGAAAGAGAAATGGTGACACTGGTAAACGCCAACAAGCCCCAAAGAAGCAAAAAGCCACAGGAAGATGGCATGGATACCGTGGTGGGCCTGGTCTCGCCATTGCCTCGCCCTCCACTGTCGCTAGGCTCGGCCAAATCTCTTATGCTGATAGGCCAGTATACTCCGGGTTGTCAGAGAGGTATGGTCTCGCTGGTCCACGCACCTACGATTATCAAATACCAACCCCGCCAGCTTATACTCCACAAGCTAGTGAACAAAGGCTATACTACTACCCCACAGATGACAGAGTCGTACCAACAACTTCATATAACGCGGCTCCTGTTACTTATGGCAGCTACATTGGTACTGGATTGCAGTCTCCACACCAGGCTTACATGTAA
- the LOC126783779 gene encoding aspartic proteinase 36-like gives MAEEASPASRTFIFIALVTFIIDSLNVSANQSSPALLLNSLPVPVMVLPLYHSAPNSSSSSSSSSTTFNSRRHLQGSDSSSNRPNARMSLYDDLLRNGYYTTRLWIGTPPQMFALIVDTGSTVTYVPCASCQQCGRHQDPKFDPESSSSYQAVKCNIDCSCDNERVNCIYERQYAEMSSSSGVLGEDLISFGNRSDLKPQRAVFGCENKETGDLFSQPADGIMGLGRGDLSVVDQLVEKGVISDSFSLCYGGMDIGGGAMVLGGISAPKEMVFTQSNPGRSPYYNIDLKEIHVAGKQLQLSPSIFDGKHGTVLDSGTTYAYLPEEAFLAFKEAIMKELNLLKQISGPDPNYNDICFSTDGSDVSELSTTFPQVDMIFGNGQKFGLSPENYLFRHSKVRGAYCLGIFQNGKDPTTLLGGILVRNTLVTYDREHSKIGFWKTNCSELWERLHVSPSPLPMPPTSEGNNPTAETHPTVAPSGSPYVISGDLQIGHITFDISLNISYLDLKPHITELSEFIAQELDVDTSQVNLVKFSSSGNHSFMKWDITPADSTDYMSNTTAVAIISRLAEHRLQFPVMFGNYKLIGWKVEPKAKRTWWRKSHVVVVSILVILVLGLLVSGLWLFWRHRKRTAHPYKPVDATVTEAELQPL, from the exons ATGGCGGAGGAGGCTTCACCGGCTAGCCGCACCTTCATCTTCATCGCTCTCGTAACCTTCATTATCGATTCTCTTAATGTCTCAGCCAATCAGAGCAGCCCTGCTCTTCTTCTCAATTCACTACCAGTTCCAGTGATGGTGCTACCTCTCTACCACTCCGCTCCTaattcatcttcctcttcttcttcttcatcgacGACGTTCAATTCGCGCCGTCACCTCCAGGGATCCGACTCGTCGTCCAACCGCCCCAACGCTAGGATGAGCCTCTACGACGATCTCCTCCGCAACGG GTACTACACGACGCGGCTTTGGATCGGAACGCCGCCGCAGATGTTCGCTCTGATCGTTGATACTGGCAGCACCGTCACCTATGTGCCTTGCGCTTCTTGTCAACAGTGCGGTAGACACCAG GATCCCAAGTTTGATCCCGAGTCGTCGAGCTCGTACCAAGCTGTGAAATGTAATATTGACTGCTCTTGTGACAATGAGAGGGTGAATTGTATATACGAGAGGCAGTATGCCGAAATGAGCAGTAGTAGTGGTGTGTTGGGGGAGGATCTTATATCGTTTGGGAACCGGAGTGATCTCAAGCCGCAGAGGGCTGTTTTTGGGTGTGAGAATAAGGAGACTGGTGACCTGTTCAGCCAGCCAGCTGATGGGATAATGGGACTGGGACGTGGTGATCTGAGTGTGGTGGATCAGCTTGTGGAGAAGGGTGTGATAAGTGACTCGTTCTCGTTGTGTTATGGTGGGATGGACATTGGTGGAGGTGCGATGGTTCTTGGTGGGATTTCGGCTCCTAAAGAGATGGTTTTTACGCAGTCAAACCCCGGACGAAG TCCATACTACAATATTGATTTGAAGGAGATACATGTAGCTGGGAAGCAATTGCAGCTGAGCCCGAGCATCTTTGATGGGAAACATGGAACAGTCCTGGATAGTGGCACAACATACGCTTACCTTCCAGAAGAAGCATTTCTAGCATTTAAAGAAGCT ATCATGAAGGAACTCAATTTACTCAAACAGATCAGTGGCCCTGATCCCAACTATAATGATATATGTTTCTCCACTGATGGAAG TGATGTGTCTGAACTTTCAACCACCTTCCCGCAAGTTGACATGATATTTGGCAATGGGCAAAAGTTCGGCCTATCTCCTGAAAATTATTTATTCCGA CATTCAAAGGTCCGTGGTGCTTATTGTCTTGGGATTTTTCAAAATGGAAAGGATCCAACTACACTTTTGGGAG GAATTCTTGTCCGGAATACTCTTGTAACATATGACCGTGAGCATTCCAAGATTGGCTTTTGGAAAACTAATTGTTCCGAGTTATGGGAAAGACTTCACGTATCTCCTTCACCTCTACCAATGCCTCCCACTTCTGAGGGAAATAATCCAACTGCTGAAACACATCCTACAGTAGCTCCTTCTGGATCCCCGTATGTAATTTCAG GAGACCTCCAAATTGGACACATTACATTTGACATCTCTTTAAACATCAGCTACTTAGATCTGAAGCCCCACATTACAGAACTGAGCGAATTCATAGCTCAGGAATTAGACGTTGACACTTCACAG GTCAATTTAGTTAAGTTTTCTTCCAGTGGAAATCATTCCTTTATGAAATGGGACATAACGCCCGCAGATTCTACTGACTACATGTCTAATACAACAGCTGTG GCTATAATTTCCAGGCTTGCTGAACATCGGTTGCAGTTTCCTGTTATGTTTGGAAATTATAAGTTGATTGGATGGAAGGTTGAGCCCAAGGCAAAACG GACATGGTGGAGGAAGAGTCATGTGGTGGTTGTATCAATCTTGGTCATTCTTGTTTTAGGATTATTAGTTTCCGGATTGTGGCTTTTCTGGAGACACCGAAAACGGACTGCTCATCCATACAAGCCTGTGGATGCGACTGTTACAGAGGCAGAACTCCAGCCACTTTGA
- the LOC126805079 gene encoding U-box domain-containing protein 4 isoform X1 yields MVNKGAMEISMFNALLSNISSFLHFSSHENINLDPVQKYYQKAEEILKLLKTVLDAIVDSEIASYEVLDKPFEELSHYLDELREQFEDWQPLSSKVNLVLQVESMISKISASSLDVFHLLKTSEQHLPDELGPASLELCVQKLKHMSYEQTSTVIKDSISDLVEGAGPSSKILVKIAEGLSLRSNQEILIEAVALEKLKENAEQSEKIEEAEYIEHMIALVTRMHERLITIKQSESCSAVPIPADFCCPLSLELMTDPVIVASGQTYERTFIKDWISLGLTVCPKTRQTLAHTNLIPNYTVKALIANWCESNNVKLPDPIKSVGLNKPTDLGHAEPGVPKDLHVPPHSRVNSSMSPESTRSMGSPTKNFMPSSGLHRGGSSPFHPRSASEGSLSGVAGNGQVLEVARISSTSSEDRSTTIDERTTDLLSQQSTSPSRNEFPITIETVQSSQSHNRSASASSILSNTNGTRQSALDASGSLQTSGNLSGYSSDASGEFKSEPQAATPQQRETELPTRLPEARPRNPMWRRPSGSLIPRMVSNPPTETRPDLSGLEAQVRTLVEDLKSTTLDTQRDATYELRMLAKHNMDNRIVIANCGAISLLVELLRSPDSRVQENSVTALLNLSINDNNKTAIATAEAIEHLIYVLETGSAEAKENSAATLFSLSVIEDNKVRIGRSGAIRPLVDLLGNGTPRGRKDAATALFNLSIFHENKARIVQAGAVKYLVELMDPAAGMVDKAVAVLANLSTIPEGRTAIGQEGGIPVLVEVVELGSARGKENAAAALLQLCTNSNRYCSMVLQEGAVPPLVVLSQSGTPRAKEKAQTLLSFFRNHRNAGRG; encoded by the exons ATGGTGAATAAAG GTGCGATGGAGATCTCAATGTTCAATGCACTTCTTAGTAACATCTCCtcttttttacatttttcatCCCATGAGAACATAAATTTGGACCCTGTTCAGAAGTACTACCAGAAAGCAGAAGAGATATTAAAATTGTTGAAGACTGTTCTTGATGCCATTGTTGATTCTGAGATAGCTTCTTATGAAGTGCTTGATAAGCCATTTGAAGAACTGAGTCACTATCTTGATGAATTGAGGGAGCAATTTGAAGACTGGCAACCATTGTCAAGTAAAGTGAATCTT GTTCTACAAGTTGAATCAATGATTTCAAAAATTTCAGCTAGTAGCCTGGATGTCTTTCATCTGCTGAAGACTTCTGAGCAACATCTTCCTGATGAATTGGGTCCAGCATCCCTTGAG CTCTGCGTACAAAAACTTAAGCATATGAGCTATGAGCAAACATCAACTGTCATTAAAGATTCTATAAGTGATCTAGTGGAGGGTGCTGGACCAAGCTCAAAGATCCTAGTGAAAATTGCAGAGGGCCTAAGCTTGAGGTCAAATCAGGAGATTCTTATCGAGGCTGTGGCACTTGAAAAGCTGAAGGAGAATGCTGAACAATCTGAAAAGATTGAGGAAGCAGAATATATTGAGCATATGATAGCCCTTGTTACTCGTATGCATGAGCGTCTTATTACGATAAAGCAGTCTGAAAGCTGCAGCGCAGTTCCAATACCTGCTGATTTCTGCTGCCCTCTCTCTCTGGAGCTGATGACAGATCCAGTGATTGTTGCATCAGGACAAACCTATGAGAGAACTTTCATCAAGGACTGGATTAGTCTTGGCCTCACAGTTTGTCCTAAGACACGGCAGACTTTAGCTCACACCAATTTGATACCTAATTACACTGTAAAGGCACTGATTGCAAATTGGTGCGAGTCAAACAATGTGAAACTACCTGATCCCATAAAGTCTGTGGGCTTAAATAAGCCAACTGACCTTGGACATGCAGAGCCTGGCGTGCCAAAGGACTTGCATGTTCCCCCTCATTCTAGGGTCAACTCATCAATGTCACCTGAGTCAACTCGGTCTATGGGTTCCCCCACTAAGAACTTTATGCCGTCGAGTGGATTGCATCGGGGAGGAAGCTCTCCATTCCATCCCCGTTCTGCATCAGAAGGTTCCTTGTCTGGTGTAGCTGGAAATGGGCAGGTTTTGGAAGTGGCAAGAATTTCATCGACAAGTTCTGAAGACAGGTCCACAACTATAGATGAAAGGACTACAGATCTACTCAGCCAACAGTCTACATCACCATCCAGAAATGAGTTTCCTATTACCATTGAAACAGTCCAGTCATCCCAGAGCCACAATAGAAGTGCCTCAGCGTCCAGCATACTTTCTAATACCAATGGTACTCGACAATCTGCATTAGACGCCAGTGGGTCCTTACAGACATCAGGCAACCTGTCAGGCTACAGCAGTGATGCTTCTGGAGAGTTCAAATCAGAACCACAGGCTGCTACCCCACAACAGAGAGAAACTGAGTTGCCTACCAGATTGCCAGAGGCAAGACCTCGAAACCCGATGTGGCGTCGGCCTTCTGGGAGCTTAATTCCAAGGATGGTTTCAAATCCACCTACTGAAACAAGACCTGACCTTTCTGGACTAGAAGCCCAAGTTAGGACTCTGGTAGAAGACTTGAAAAGCACAACACTTGATACTCAAAGAGACGCAACATATGAACTCCGGATGCTTGCAAAGCACAATATGGATAATCGGATTGTTATTGCAAACTGTGGGGCCATTAGCTTGTTGGTAGAATTACTCCGTTCACCGGATTCAAGGGTTCAGGAAAATTCTGTAACGGCACTTCTTAACTTGTCAATCAATGATAACAACAAAACGGCAATTGCTACTGCTGAAGCAATTGAACATCTTATTTATGTCCTTGAGACAGGGAGTGCTGAGGCCAAGGAGAACTCAGCCGCCACTCTCTTTAGCCTTTCGGTGATTGAGGATAACAAAGTTCGTATTGGAAGGTCAGGGGCTATTAGGCCTCTAGTTGATCTGTTGGGAAATGGGACTCCTAGAGGTAGGAAAGATGCAGCCACTGCTTTGTTTAATTTGTCAATTTTCCATGAGAACAAGGCTCGGATTGTTCAAGCTGGTGCAGTAAAGTACTTGGTAGAGTTGATGGACCCAGCTGCTGGAATGGTTGACAAGGCAGTTGCTGTTTTGGCTAATCTTTCTACAATTCCTGAAGGAAGGACAGCAATTGGTCAGGAGGGTGGCATTCCTGTTCTGGTTGAGGTTGTTGAGTTGGGTTCTGCCAGAGGGAAGGAGAATGCAGCTGCTGCTCTTTTACAGCTATGCACAAATAGTAATAGGTATTGCAGTATGGTCCTCCAAGAAGGAGCTGTCCCTCCATTAGTCGTATTGTCGCAATCTGGCACCCCGAGGGCCAAGGAAAAG GCACAGACACTACTTAGTTTCTTCAGAAACCATAGAAATGCTGGTAGAGGATAA
- the LOC126805079 gene encoding U-box domain-containing protein 4 isoform X2: protein MEISMFNALLSNISSFLHFSSHENINLDPVQKYYQKAEEILKLLKTVLDAIVDSEIASYEVLDKPFEELSHYLDELREQFEDWQPLSSKVNLVLQVESMISKISASSLDVFHLLKTSEQHLPDELGPASLELCVQKLKHMSYEQTSTVIKDSISDLVEGAGPSSKILVKIAEGLSLRSNQEILIEAVALEKLKENAEQSEKIEEAEYIEHMIALVTRMHERLITIKQSESCSAVPIPADFCCPLSLELMTDPVIVASGQTYERTFIKDWISLGLTVCPKTRQTLAHTNLIPNYTVKALIANWCESNNVKLPDPIKSVGLNKPTDLGHAEPGVPKDLHVPPHSRVNSSMSPESTRSMGSPTKNFMPSSGLHRGGSSPFHPRSASEGSLSGVAGNGQVLEVARISSTSSEDRSTTIDERTTDLLSQQSTSPSRNEFPITIETVQSSQSHNRSASASSILSNTNGTRQSALDASGSLQTSGNLSGYSSDASGEFKSEPQAATPQQRETELPTRLPEARPRNPMWRRPSGSLIPRMVSNPPTETRPDLSGLEAQVRTLVEDLKSTTLDTQRDATYELRMLAKHNMDNRIVIANCGAISLLVELLRSPDSRVQENSVTALLNLSINDNNKTAIATAEAIEHLIYVLETGSAEAKENSAATLFSLSVIEDNKVRIGRSGAIRPLVDLLGNGTPRGRKDAATALFNLSIFHENKARIVQAGAVKYLVELMDPAAGMVDKAVAVLANLSTIPEGRTAIGQEGGIPVLVEVVELGSARGKENAAAALLQLCTNSNRYCSMVLQEGAVPPLVVLSQSGTPRAKEKAQTLLSFFRNHRNAGRG from the exons ATGGAGATCTCAATGTTCAATGCACTTCTTAGTAACATCTCCtcttttttacatttttcatCCCATGAGAACATAAATTTGGACCCTGTTCAGAAGTACTACCAGAAAGCAGAAGAGATATTAAAATTGTTGAAGACTGTTCTTGATGCCATTGTTGATTCTGAGATAGCTTCTTATGAAGTGCTTGATAAGCCATTTGAAGAACTGAGTCACTATCTTGATGAATTGAGGGAGCAATTTGAAGACTGGCAACCATTGTCAAGTAAAGTGAATCTT GTTCTACAAGTTGAATCAATGATTTCAAAAATTTCAGCTAGTAGCCTGGATGTCTTTCATCTGCTGAAGACTTCTGAGCAACATCTTCCTGATGAATTGGGTCCAGCATCCCTTGAG CTCTGCGTACAAAAACTTAAGCATATGAGCTATGAGCAAACATCAACTGTCATTAAAGATTCTATAAGTGATCTAGTGGAGGGTGCTGGACCAAGCTCAAAGATCCTAGTGAAAATTGCAGAGGGCCTAAGCTTGAGGTCAAATCAGGAGATTCTTATCGAGGCTGTGGCACTTGAAAAGCTGAAGGAGAATGCTGAACAATCTGAAAAGATTGAGGAAGCAGAATATATTGAGCATATGATAGCCCTTGTTACTCGTATGCATGAGCGTCTTATTACGATAAAGCAGTCTGAAAGCTGCAGCGCAGTTCCAATACCTGCTGATTTCTGCTGCCCTCTCTCTCTGGAGCTGATGACAGATCCAGTGATTGTTGCATCAGGACAAACCTATGAGAGAACTTTCATCAAGGACTGGATTAGTCTTGGCCTCACAGTTTGTCCTAAGACACGGCAGACTTTAGCTCACACCAATTTGATACCTAATTACACTGTAAAGGCACTGATTGCAAATTGGTGCGAGTCAAACAATGTGAAACTACCTGATCCCATAAAGTCTGTGGGCTTAAATAAGCCAACTGACCTTGGACATGCAGAGCCTGGCGTGCCAAAGGACTTGCATGTTCCCCCTCATTCTAGGGTCAACTCATCAATGTCACCTGAGTCAACTCGGTCTATGGGTTCCCCCACTAAGAACTTTATGCCGTCGAGTGGATTGCATCGGGGAGGAAGCTCTCCATTCCATCCCCGTTCTGCATCAGAAGGTTCCTTGTCTGGTGTAGCTGGAAATGGGCAGGTTTTGGAAGTGGCAAGAATTTCATCGACAAGTTCTGAAGACAGGTCCACAACTATAGATGAAAGGACTACAGATCTACTCAGCCAACAGTCTACATCACCATCCAGAAATGAGTTTCCTATTACCATTGAAACAGTCCAGTCATCCCAGAGCCACAATAGAAGTGCCTCAGCGTCCAGCATACTTTCTAATACCAATGGTACTCGACAATCTGCATTAGACGCCAGTGGGTCCTTACAGACATCAGGCAACCTGTCAGGCTACAGCAGTGATGCTTCTGGAGAGTTCAAATCAGAACCACAGGCTGCTACCCCACAACAGAGAGAAACTGAGTTGCCTACCAGATTGCCAGAGGCAAGACCTCGAAACCCGATGTGGCGTCGGCCTTCTGGGAGCTTAATTCCAAGGATGGTTTCAAATCCACCTACTGAAACAAGACCTGACCTTTCTGGACTAGAAGCCCAAGTTAGGACTCTGGTAGAAGACTTGAAAAGCACAACACTTGATACTCAAAGAGACGCAACATATGAACTCCGGATGCTTGCAAAGCACAATATGGATAATCGGATTGTTATTGCAAACTGTGGGGCCATTAGCTTGTTGGTAGAATTACTCCGTTCACCGGATTCAAGGGTTCAGGAAAATTCTGTAACGGCACTTCTTAACTTGTCAATCAATGATAACAACAAAACGGCAATTGCTACTGCTGAAGCAATTGAACATCTTATTTATGTCCTTGAGACAGGGAGTGCTGAGGCCAAGGAGAACTCAGCCGCCACTCTCTTTAGCCTTTCGGTGATTGAGGATAACAAAGTTCGTATTGGAAGGTCAGGGGCTATTAGGCCTCTAGTTGATCTGTTGGGAAATGGGACTCCTAGAGGTAGGAAAGATGCAGCCACTGCTTTGTTTAATTTGTCAATTTTCCATGAGAACAAGGCTCGGATTGTTCAAGCTGGTGCAGTAAAGTACTTGGTAGAGTTGATGGACCCAGCTGCTGGAATGGTTGACAAGGCAGTTGCTGTTTTGGCTAATCTTTCTACAATTCCTGAAGGAAGGACAGCAATTGGTCAGGAGGGTGGCATTCCTGTTCTGGTTGAGGTTGTTGAGTTGGGTTCTGCCAGAGGGAAGGAGAATGCAGCTGCTGCTCTTTTACAGCTATGCACAAATAGTAATAGGTATTGCAGTATGGTCCTCCAAGAAGGAGCTGTCCCTCCATTAGTCGTATTGTCGCAATCTGGCACCCCGAGGGCCAAGGAAAAG GCACAGACACTACTTAGTTTCTTCAGAAACCATAGAAATGCTGGTAGAGGATAA